From one Coffea eugenioides isolate CCC68of chromosome 11, Ceug_1.0, whole genome shotgun sequence genomic stretch:
- the LOC113752896 gene encoding O-fucosyltransferase 27 isoform X3, translating to MKWVALKGDGKIAFKIKSRLKWVGLVGLVLSTFSILTHFLLARYTDGGVSDYQSSITIFSWRPIFENHSLLLQNPLYQRLWGPVRLLESLHPYANPRENYAAPIHKTSGFIFVRIRGGFHEIRNSICDAVVVSRLLNATLVIPELQSTTSSKGISTQFKSFAYLYNEDQFIAALAKDVKIVKTLPKHLKGARRKKEIPSFKVSNSASPHFYQHHVLPVLSRHSVVELVISEGGGLQAILPPHLEEYQRLRCRVAYHALSFREEVEELATKVLDRLRASGRPFIAYEPGMTREALAYYGCAELFQDVHTELIQHKRSWMIKRGIIKGNLSVDSAKQRLNGLCPLMPEEVGILLRAYGYSWDTIIYVSGGEVFGGQKKLIPLHAMFENVVDRTSLSTSWELNKVYGREANLDDKISRAPPVKEEIKFEAWKTSGPRPRPLPPPPLRPKYYNIEGWWGWVAESDREPESTVMELRTNAHKLLWEAVDYRVCVEADVFIPGFDRDGKGKPNFASLVMGHRFYQFAASKTFRLDRKVVAKLLGEIREHLYRANHAWIKSVRRHLKRNLIDGLAKEFIGSKELSFLSFPIPECSCTRQISPEKISNVSSPSSSSKLPAFVGDTHSCPSWMNGYTLAQSKDKESEEQLEEDDSTSAGLFFRQSNNTNQEAGDGETVNKEDTQMEDNEELEGGDR from the exons ATGAAGTGGGTGGCACTGAAAGGGGATGGCAAGATTGCGTTCAAGATTAAGTCAAGACTGAAGTGGGTTGGTTTGGTTGGGCTGGTTTTATCTACTTTCTCTATCCTTACACACTTTTTACTCGCTAGATATACAGATGGGGGCGTTTCGGACTACCAGTCTTCTATCACAATCTTTTCTTGGAGACCCATTTTTGAGAAT CATTCCTTGCTTCTGCAGAATCCTTTATACCAGAGACTTTGGGGACCAGTTAGGCTTCTTGAATCCTTACATCCCTATGCAAACCCCAGAGAAAATTATGCAG CTCCTATTCATAAAACAAGTGGATTCATTTTTGTACGGATACGAGGCGGTTTTCATGAGATCAGGAACTCG ATATGTGATGCTGTTGTAGTTTCCCGTCTCCTCAATGCAACATTAGTTATTCCTGAACTTCAGTCCACTACAAGCAGCAAAGGAATCAG CACTCAGTTCAAGAGTTTTGCTTACCTCTATAATGAGGATCAGTTCATAGCTGCTCTAGCAAAGGATGTCAAAATTGTCAAAACCCTACCCAAGCATCTAAAAGGAGCaaggaggaaaaaagaaattCCTTCTTTTAAGGTTTCAAATTCTGCATCGCCACATTTCTATCAACATCACGTTCTTCCAGTCTTGAGTAGGCACTCAGTTGTTGAACTTGTTATATCTGAAGGCGGAGGCTTGCAG GCAATACTTCCTCCTCATCTTGAAGAGTATCAGAGGCTGAGATGCAGGGTGGCTTATCATGCTTTGAGTTTCAGAGAGGAGGTTGAGGAACTTGCTACAAAAGTTCTGGATAG ATTAAGAGCTTCTGGACGGCCATTTATTGCCTATGAACCAGGGATGACAAGAGAGGCTCTGGCATATTATGGCTGTGCTGAACTCTTTCAG GATGTGCACACTGAACTCATTCAGCATAAACGGTCATGGATGATCAAGCGTGGGATCATCAAGGGAAATCTCTCTGTAGATTCAGCAAAGCAGCGGCTCAATGGTTTGTGTCCTCTTATGCCAGAGGAG GTTGGCATTCTTCTTCGAGCATATGGTTACTCGTGGGACACAATAATTTATGTTTCTGGTGGCGAGGTCTTTGGTGGGCAGAAGAAGCTGATTCCACTCCATGCCATGTTTGAAAATGTCGTTGACAGAACCTCCTTAAGCACATCATGGGAGTTGAATAAAGTATATGGTCGTGAGGCTAATCTTGATGACAAAATTTCTAGGGCTCCACCAGTTAAGGAAGAAATAAAATTTGAAGCATGGAAAACTTCAGGTCCACGACCTCGGCCGCTACCGCCACCACCTTTACGGCCGAAATATTACAACATTGAGGGTTGGTGGGGTTGGGTGGCCGAGAGCGATAGAGAACCAGAAAGTACAGTTATGGAATTGAGAACTAACGCACACAAGTTACTCTGGGAGGCTGTAGACTATAGAGTCTGTGTTGAAGCAGATGTTTTTATCCCTGGATTTGATCGGGATGGTAAAGGAAAACCAAATTTTGCTAGTTTAGTGATGGGTCACAGGTTTTACCAGTTTGCTGCATCTAAGACATTCAGGTTGGACAG GAAGGTAGTGGCCAAGCTGTTGGGTGAGATTCGTGAGCACTTGTATCGAGCCAACCATGCTTGGATAAAATCAGTGCGCAGGCATCTTAAGCGGAACTTGATTGATGGATTGGCAAAGGAATTCATTGGATCAAAAGAACtatcttttctctcttttccaatCCCTGAATGTTCTTGCACAAGGCAAATTTCACCTGAAAAGATATCTAATGTTTCAAGTCCTTCATCATCTTCAAAACTTCCAGCTTTTGTTGGAGATACTCATAGTTGCCCATCTTGGATGAATGGTTATACGCTTGCTCAGTCAAAGGACAAGGAATCTGAAGAGCAGCTTGAGGAAGATGATTCCACATCTGCTGGTTTGTTTTTTCGACAGAGTAATAATACTAATCAAGAGGCTGGGGATGGTGAAACAGTCAACAAAGAAGACACCCAGATGGAGGATAATGAAGAACTTGAAGGTGGAGATAGATGA
- the LOC113752896 gene encoding O-fucosyltransferase 27 isoform X1, which translates to MKWVALKGDGKIAFKIKSRLKWVGLVGLVLSTFSILTHFLLARYTDGGVSDYQSSITIFSWRPIFENVDISNNHSLLLQNPLYQRLWGPVRLLESLHPYANPRENYAAPIHKTSGFIFVRIRGGFHEIRNSICDAVVVSRLLNATLVIPELQSTTSSKGISTQFKSFAYLYNEDQFIAALAKDVKIVKTLPKHLKGARRKKEIPSFKVSNSASPHFYQHHVLPVLSRHSVVELVISEGGGLQAILPPHLEEYQRLRCRVAYHALSFREEVEELATKVLDRLRASGRPFIAYEPGMTREALAYYGCAELFQDVHTELIQHKRSWMIKRGIIKGNLSVDSAKQRLNGLCPLMPEEVGILLRAYGYSWDTIIYVSGGEVFGGQKKLIPLHAMFENVVDRTSLSTSWELNKVYGREANLDDKISRAPPVKEEIKFEAWKTSGPRPRPLPPPPLRPKYYNIEGWWGWVAESDREPESTVMELRTNAHKLLWEAVDYRVCVEADVFIPGFDRDGKGKPNFASLVMGHRFYQFAASKTFRLDRKVVAKLLGEIREHLYRANHAWIKSVRRHLKRNLIDGLAKEFIGSKELSFLSFPIPECSCTRQISPEKISNVSSPSSSSKLPAFVGDTHSCPSWMNGYTLAQSKDKESEEQLEEDDSTSAGLFFRQSNNTNQEAGDGETVNKEDTQMEDNEELEGGDR; encoded by the exons ATGAAGTGGGTGGCACTGAAAGGGGATGGCAAGATTGCGTTCAAGATTAAGTCAAGACTGAAGTGGGTTGGTTTGGTTGGGCTGGTTTTATCTACTTTCTCTATCCTTACACACTTTTTACTCGCTAGATATACAGATGGGGGCGTTTCGGACTACCAGTCTTCTATCACAATCTTTTCTTGGAGACCCATTTTTGAGAATGTAGATATTTCTAATAAT CATTCCTTGCTTCTGCAGAATCCTTTATACCAGAGACTTTGGGGACCAGTTAGGCTTCTTGAATCCTTACATCCCTATGCAAACCCCAGAGAAAATTATGCAG CTCCTATTCATAAAACAAGTGGATTCATTTTTGTACGGATACGAGGCGGTTTTCATGAGATCAGGAACTCG ATATGTGATGCTGTTGTAGTTTCCCGTCTCCTCAATGCAACATTAGTTATTCCTGAACTTCAGTCCACTACAAGCAGCAAAGGAATCAG CACTCAGTTCAAGAGTTTTGCTTACCTCTATAATGAGGATCAGTTCATAGCTGCTCTAGCAAAGGATGTCAAAATTGTCAAAACCCTACCCAAGCATCTAAAAGGAGCaaggaggaaaaaagaaattCCTTCTTTTAAGGTTTCAAATTCTGCATCGCCACATTTCTATCAACATCACGTTCTTCCAGTCTTGAGTAGGCACTCAGTTGTTGAACTTGTTATATCTGAAGGCGGAGGCTTGCAG GCAATACTTCCTCCTCATCTTGAAGAGTATCAGAGGCTGAGATGCAGGGTGGCTTATCATGCTTTGAGTTTCAGAGAGGAGGTTGAGGAACTTGCTACAAAAGTTCTGGATAG ATTAAGAGCTTCTGGACGGCCATTTATTGCCTATGAACCAGGGATGACAAGAGAGGCTCTGGCATATTATGGCTGTGCTGAACTCTTTCAG GATGTGCACACTGAACTCATTCAGCATAAACGGTCATGGATGATCAAGCGTGGGATCATCAAGGGAAATCTCTCTGTAGATTCAGCAAAGCAGCGGCTCAATGGTTTGTGTCCTCTTATGCCAGAGGAG GTTGGCATTCTTCTTCGAGCATATGGTTACTCGTGGGACACAATAATTTATGTTTCTGGTGGCGAGGTCTTTGGTGGGCAGAAGAAGCTGATTCCACTCCATGCCATGTTTGAAAATGTCGTTGACAGAACCTCCTTAAGCACATCATGGGAGTTGAATAAAGTATATGGTCGTGAGGCTAATCTTGATGACAAAATTTCTAGGGCTCCACCAGTTAAGGAAGAAATAAAATTTGAAGCATGGAAAACTTCAGGTCCACGACCTCGGCCGCTACCGCCACCACCTTTACGGCCGAAATATTACAACATTGAGGGTTGGTGGGGTTGGGTGGCCGAGAGCGATAGAGAACCAGAAAGTACAGTTATGGAATTGAGAACTAACGCACACAAGTTACTCTGGGAGGCTGTAGACTATAGAGTCTGTGTTGAAGCAGATGTTTTTATCCCTGGATTTGATCGGGATGGTAAAGGAAAACCAAATTTTGCTAGTTTAGTGATGGGTCACAGGTTTTACCAGTTTGCTGCATCTAAGACATTCAGGTTGGACAG GAAGGTAGTGGCCAAGCTGTTGGGTGAGATTCGTGAGCACTTGTATCGAGCCAACCATGCTTGGATAAAATCAGTGCGCAGGCATCTTAAGCGGAACTTGATTGATGGATTGGCAAAGGAATTCATTGGATCAAAAGAACtatcttttctctcttttccaatCCCTGAATGTTCTTGCACAAGGCAAATTTCACCTGAAAAGATATCTAATGTTTCAAGTCCTTCATCATCTTCAAAACTTCCAGCTTTTGTTGGAGATACTCATAGTTGCCCATCTTGGATGAATGGTTATACGCTTGCTCAGTCAAAGGACAAGGAATCTGAAGAGCAGCTTGAGGAAGATGATTCCACATCTGCTGGTTTGTTTTTTCGACAGAGTAATAATACTAATCAAGAGGCTGGGGATGGTGAAACAGTCAACAAAGAAGACACCCAGATGGAGGATAATGAAGAACTTGAAGGTGGAGATAGATGA
- the LOC113752896 gene encoding O-fucosyltransferase 27 isoform X2 has product MKWVALKGDGKIAFKIKSRLKWVGLVGLVLSTFSILTHFLLARYTDGGVSDYQSSITIFSWRPIFENVDISNNNPLYQRLWGPVRLLESLHPYANPRENYAAPIHKTSGFIFVRIRGGFHEIRNSICDAVVVSRLLNATLVIPELQSTTSSKGISTQFKSFAYLYNEDQFIAALAKDVKIVKTLPKHLKGARRKKEIPSFKVSNSASPHFYQHHVLPVLSRHSVVELVISEGGGLQAILPPHLEEYQRLRCRVAYHALSFREEVEELATKVLDRLRASGRPFIAYEPGMTREALAYYGCAELFQDVHTELIQHKRSWMIKRGIIKGNLSVDSAKQRLNGLCPLMPEEVGILLRAYGYSWDTIIYVSGGEVFGGQKKLIPLHAMFENVVDRTSLSTSWELNKVYGREANLDDKISRAPPVKEEIKFEAWKTSGPRPRPLPPPPLRPKYYNIEGWWGWVAESDREPESTVMELRTNAHKLLWEAVDYRVCVEADVFIPGFDRDGKGKPNFASLVMGHRFYQFAASKTFRLDRKVVAKLLGEIREHLYRANHAWIKSVRRHLKRNLIDGLAKEFIGSKELSFLSFPIPECSCTRQISPEKISNVSSPSSSSKLPAFVGDTHSCPSWMNGYTLAQSKDKESEEQLEEDDSTSAGLFFRQSNNTNQEAGDGETVNKEDTQMEDNEELEGGDR; this is encoded by the exons ATGAAGTGGGTGGCACTGAAAGGGGATGGCAAGATTGCGTTCAAGATTAAGTCAAGACTGAAGTGGGTTGGTTTGGTTGGGCTGGTTTTATCTACTTTCTCTATCCTTACACACTTTTTACTCGCTAGATATACAGATGGGGGCGTTTCGGACTACCAGTCTTCTATCACAATCTTTTCTTGGAGACCCATTTTTGAGAATGTAGATATTTCTAATAAT AATCCTTTATACCAGAGACTTTGGGGACCAGTTAGGCTTCTTGAATCCTTACATCCCTATGCAAACCCCAGAGAAAATTATGCAG CTCCTATTCATAAAACAAGTGGATTCATTTTTGTACGGATACGAGGCGGTTTTCATGAGATCAGGAACTCG ATATGTGATGCTGTTGTAGTTTCCCGTCTCCTCAATGCAACATTAGTTATTCCTGAACTTCAGTCCACTACAAGCAGCAAAGGAATCAG CACTCAGTTCAAGAGTTTTGCTTACCTCTATAATGAGGATCAGTTCATAGCTGCTCTAGCAAAGGATGTCAAAATTGTCAAAACCCTACCCAAGCATCTAAAAGGAGCaaggaggaaaaaagaaattCCTTCTTTTAAGGTTTCAAATTCTGCATCGCCACATTTCTATCAACATCACGTTCTTCCAGTCTTGAGTAGGCACTCAGTTGTTGAACTTGTTATATCTGAAGGCGGAGGCTTGCAG GCAATACTTCCTCCTCATCTTGAAGAGTATCAGAGGCTGAGATGCAGGGTGGCTTATCATGCTTTGAGTTTCAGAGAGGAGGTTGAGGAACTTGCTACAAAAGTTCTGGATAG ATTAAGAGCTTCTGGACGGCCATTTATTGCCTATGAACCAGGGATGACAAGAGAGGCTCTGGCATATTATGGCTGTGCTGAACTCTTTCAG GATGTGCACACTGAACTCATTCAGCATAAACGGTCATGGATGATCAAGCGTGGGATCATCAAGGGAAATCTCTCTGTAGATTCAGCAAAGCAGCGGCTCAATGGTTTGTGTCCTCTTATGCCAGAGGAG GTTGGCATTCTTCTTCGAGCATATGGTTACTCGTGGGACACAATAATTTATGTTTCTGGTGGCGAGGTCTTTGGTGGGCAGAAGAAGCTGATTCCACTCCATGCCATGTTTGAAAATGTCGTTGACAGAACCTCCTTAAGCACATCATGGGAGTTGAATAAAGTATATGGTCGTGAGGCTAATCTTGATGACAAAATTTCTAGGGCTCCACCAGTTAAGGAAGAAATAAAATTTGAAGCATGGAAAACTTCAGGTCCACGACCTCGGCCGCTACCGCCACCACCTTTACGGCCGAAATATTACAACATTGAGGGTTGGTGGGGTTGGGTGGCCGAGAGCGATAGAGAACCAGAAAGTACAGTTATGGAATTGAGAACTAACGCACACAAGTTACTCTGGGAGGCTGTAGACTATAGAGTCTGTGTTGAAGCAGATGTTTTTATCCCTGGATTTGATCGGGATGGTAAAGGAAAACCAAATTTTGCTAGTTTAGTGATGGGTCACAGGTTTTACCAGTTTGCTGCATCTAAGACATTCAGGTTGGACAG GAAGGTAGTGGCCAAGCTGTTGGGTGAGATTCGTGAGCACTTGTATCGAGCCAACCATGCTTGGATAAAATCAGTGCGCAGGCATCTTAAGCGGAACTTGATTGATGGATTGGCAAAGGAATTCATTGGATCAAAAGAACtatcttttctctcttttccaatCCCTGAATGTTCTTGCACAAGGCAAATTTCACCTGAAAAGATATCTAATGTTTCAAGTCCTTCATCATCTTCAAAACTTCCAGCTTTTGTTGGAGATACTCATAGTTGCCCATCTTGGATGAATGGTTATACGCTTGCTCAGTCAAAGGACAAGGAATCTGAAGAGCAGCTTGAGGAAGATGATTCCACATCTGCTGGTTTGTTTTTTCGACAGAGTAATAATACTAATCAAGAGGCTGGGGATGGTGAAACAGTCAACAAAGAAGACACCCAGATGGAGGATAATGAAGAACTTGAAGGTGGAGATAGATGA
- the LOC113752807 gene encoding GDSL esterase/lipase 7, producing MPLLLILWMVIIPDHILFVKCDSIKGPNFAAPAVYVLGDSLVDSGNNNALPTLAKANFLPYGSNFPTGPTGRFTNGKTVADFVAEFLGLPLIPPYLSLRGFAQANQPGLNYASGSCGILPETGKYIGQCLSFGEQVDLLQLTIELELPRLYETKEKLATYLSRSLFAVSIGSNDYINNYLQPIYDTRTRFSPQSFAKHLVDTLSLQLQRLYRLGARKIFAFEIGPIGCIPSIARNIKHSGQCVEDINGWVLLFNDQLSSLLKNLSSQLPGSNFTLGRIHGLAYDIAKNPSAYGLRDTSNPCCTTWANGTSACILGLPPCPDPNKHYFWDGFHLTEAVYKVVAESCIWNSSICSPNSIKELVTV from the exons ATGCCACTGCTACTAATCTTGTGGATGGTAATCATCCCGGATCATATTTTATTCGTCAAATGCGATTCCATTAAAGGTCCTAATTTTGCTGCGCCAGCAGTATATGTTTTAGGTGATTCCTTGGTTGATAGCGGCAACAACAATGCTTTGCCAACTCTTGCTAAAGCAAATTTTTTGCCTTATGGTTCCAATTTTCCTACGGGACCTACGGGAAGATTCACTAATGGAAAAACCGTTGCGGACTTCGTAG CTGAATTCCTGGGGTTGCCATTGATTCCACCATATTTGAGTTTAAGAGGTTTTGCACAAGCAAATCAACCAGGGTTGAATTATGCTTCAGGGTCATGTGGCATTCTTCCTGAGACCGGCAAGTACATT GGCCAGTGCTTGAGTTTTGGAGAGCAAGTTGATTTGCTTCAGCTAACAATTGAATTGGAGTTGCCCAGGCTTTATGAGACCAAAGAAAAGCTTGCAACTTACCTGTCAAGATCACTATTTGCGGTTTCTATAGGAAGCAATGACTACATCAACAATTATCTTCAACCAATATATGACACCAGGACACGATTTTCTCCTCAATCTTTTGCCAAACATCTCGTCGATACCCTCTCCCTACAGCTTCAG AGGCTATATCGATTGGGAGCTAGAAAAATATTTGCGTTTGAAATTGGACCCATTGGGTGTATTCCATCGATTGCGAGGAATATCAAACATAGTGGACAATGCGTAGAAGACATTAACGGGTGGGTATTACTGTTCAACGACCAGCTGAGTTCGCTGCTGAAGAACCTGAGCTCCCAGCTCCCAGGCTCTAATTTCACTCTTGGTCGGATTCATGGCCTTGCTTATGATATTGCTAAAAACCCTTCAGCATACG GTTTGCGAGATACAAGCAATCCGTGCTGCACTACGTGGGCGAACGGGACCTCGGCATGCATTCTTGGCCTACCACCGTGCCCGGACCCAAACAAACACTACTTCTGGGATGGTTTTCACCTCACTGAAGCAGTGTATAAGGTTGTTGCGGAAAGCTGTATCTGGAACTCTTCTATATGCAGTCCCAATAGTATTAAAGAGCTGGTAACAGTCTGA
- the LOC113754023 gene encoding F-box/kelch-repeat protein At5g15710, with the protein MVEVGQSSESGFRLPYSRLVRNGALREEDSFQRQATNFGGSGSRNTSPLGRIGSRNTSPSRQKVIKTKPRGLDEETVATFNKAVQPDVQMEDNIWAMLPEDLLNEILARVPPFMIFRLRSVCRRWNSILQDNSFLKFHSQVPSHGPCLLTFWRNPQTPQCSVFSLPLKQWFRIPFTFLPLWAFWLVGSSGGLLCFSGVDGLTFKTLVCNPLTQSWRILPSMHYNQQRQLIMVVDRMDRSFKVIATSDIYGDKSLPTEVYDSKLSKWSLHQTMPAVNLCSSKMAFCDSRLYLETLSPLGLMMYRLDTGQWEHIPAKFPRSLLDGYLVAGTQKRLFLVGRIGLYSNLQSMKIWELDHTKILWVEISRMPPRYFRALLRLSAERFECFGQDNLICFTSWTQGKSLLYDVDKKAWSWIAGCAFQSYNSQVCFYEPRFDASVC; encoded by the coding sequence ATGGTTGAAGTGGGGCAATCTTCTGAATCAGGGTTTAGATTGCCATATTCTCGACTGGTTAGAAATGGAGCTCTTCGGGAGGAGGATAGTTTTCAGAGGCAAGCGACCAATTTTGGGGGCAGTGGGTCAAGAAATACTAGCCCACTGGGTCGAATTGGGTCAAGGAACACAAGTCCTTCGAGGCAAAAAGTGATTAAGACCAAACCAAGGGGATTAGATGAAGAGACGGTTGCCACTTTTAACAAGGCTGTTCAGCCGGATGTTCAGATGGAAGACAACATATGGGCAATGCTACCTGAAGATTTGTTGAATGAAATCTTGGCTAGGGTACCGCCTTTCATGATATTTAGACTTCGATCTGTTTGTAGAAGATGGAATTCTATTTTGCAAGATAATAGCTTTTTGAAGTTTCATTCGCAAGTGCCCTCTCATGGACCTTGCCTTCTGACTTTCTGGAGGAATCCGCAGACACCTCAATGTTCAGTGTTTAGTTTGCCATTAAAACAATGGTTTAGGATCCCATTTACCTTTTTACCGCTGTGGGCATTCTGGTTGGTTGGTTCCTCCGGCGGTCTTCTCTGTTTCTCGGGCGTAGATGGGCTGACTTTCAAGACTTTGGTTTGTAATCCTCTTACCCAAAGTTGGAGGATATTGCCTAGCATGCATTACAATCAACAAAGGCAGTTGATTATGGTCGTTGATCGGATGGATCGATCATTTAAAGTCATTGCAACTAGTGACATATATGGTGATAAGTCTTTGCCAACAGAAGTATATGATTCAAAGCTCAGCAAGTGGTCACTTCATCAAACAATGCCTGCTGTGAATCTCTGCTCTTCGAAGATGGCATTTTGCGACTCAAGGTTGTATTTGGAAACTCTTTCACCACTTGGTCTGATGATGTATCGATTGGATACAGGGCAATGGGAACACATACCAGCAAAGTTTCCTCGGTCATTGCTGGATGGATATCTTGTTGCGGGTACTCAGAAACGCTTGTTTCTTGTGGGGAGAATAGGCCTTTACAGCAATCTTCAGAGTATGAAGATCTGGGAATTGGATCATACAAAAATTCTTTGGGTTGAGATAAGTAGGATGCCACCTAGGTACTTCCGAGCTCTTTTGAGATTATCGGCTGAAAGATTTGAATGCTTTGGACAGGATAATTTAATTTGCTTTACATCTTGGACCCAAGGTAAGAGCCTTCTTTATGATGTGGATAAGAAGGCTTGGTCTTGGATTGCTGGCTGTGCTTTTCAATCATACAACAGCCAGGTCTGCTTCTATGAGCCAAGATTTGATGCATCGGTCTGTTAA